Proteins encoded within one genomic window of Microbacterium sp. zg-B185:
- a CDS encoding carbohydrate-binding protein gives MSTTTEESSRPGRLHRVVTLIAVLGLVASGAIAGVSTSVSTASAAETTGCAPFHQPYSGDPAYVKGDKVTFNGKVYVSTFAPNWWSPSAAPQYWSETTCDTVAGTPAPTPTPTATPTPTPTPTPTVTPTACRPFVQPYSGDPAYVKGDKVTFNGKPYVSTFAPNWWSPSAAPQYWSETTCGGTTTPTPTPTPTPTPTPTPGGGTPPPTGTPSGMVFSPYKDIAQAMFWSTGYTMGTTAVNGSPTPLVGAGTTLQSTLPQLNTITLAFATGECGAENWAGVSGPDFAAANVAGLDAADYDYILGTGGAAGSFTCASAAGMRTFIDRYASDNLIGVDFDIERGQSAADIRNQVAAAAAVQDLYPNLRFSFTVATLGASDGSFGGVNDTGDTVIKAVLASPLRNYTINLMVMDYGPASSSVCVMSGAICDMGKSAIQAAKNLRHSYPAVPLDKVELTPMIALNDIPDETFTLQDIDEMTAYAVANDLAGLHYWSLDRDVPCGSTALSNTCNSTPSVPALAYTNRFLTALGRL, from the coding sequence ATGTCGACGACAACAGAGGAGTCTTCGCGGCCTGGCCGCCTGCACCGCGTGGTGACGCTGATCGCCGTGCTCGGGCTGGTCGCGAGCGGCGCGATCGCGGGCGTGTCGACATCCGTCTCGACCGCATCCGCCGCCGAGACCACCGGATGCGCGCCCTTCCACCAGCCCTACTCCGGCGACCCCGCGTACGTGAAGGGCGACAAGGTCACCTTCAACGGCAAGGTCTACGTGTCGACGTTCGCGCCGAACTGGTGGTCGCCGAGCGCCGCACCGCAGTACTGGAGCGAGACGACCTGCGACACGGTCGCCGGCACGCCGGCGCCCACTCCGACACCGACGGCCACTCCGACACCGACCCCGACGCCCACGCCGACCGTGACCCCGACGGCATGCCGCCCCTTCGTCCAGCCCTACTCGGGGGACCCCGCCTATGTGAAGGGCGACAAGGTCACCTTCAACGGCAAGCCCTACGTGTCCACCTTCGCGCCGAACTGGTGGTCGCCGAGCGCCGCACCGCAGTACTGGAGCGAGACGACCTGCGGCGGCACCACCACACCGACACCGACACCCACACCGACTCCGACTCCCACCCCCACCCCGGGCGGCGGCACACCGCCCCCGACGGGCACGCCCAGCGGCATGGTCTTCAGCCCCTACAAAGACATCGCGCAGGCGATGTTCTGGAGCACCGGCTACACGATGGGGACCACGGCCGTCAACGGCTCCCCCACCCCGCTCGTCGGCGCCGGCACGACGCTGCAGTCCACGCTGCCGCAGCTGAACACCATCACCCTCGCCTTCGCCACCGGTGAGTGCGGCGCCGAGAACTGGGCTGGCGTCTCCGGCCCCGATTTCGCCGCCGCCAACGTCGCCGGCCTCGATGCGGCCGACTACGACTACATCCTCGGCACCGGGGGCGCGGCGGGCAGCTTCACCTGCGCATCGGCCGCCGGCATGCGCACCTTCATCGACCGCTACGCGAGCGACAACCTCATCGGCGTCGACTTCGACATCGAGCGCGGCCAGTCGGCCGCCGACATCCGCAACCAGGTCGCAGCGGCGGCCGCCGTTCAGGATCTCTACCCGAACCTGCGCTTCTCCTTCACCGTCGCCACGCTCGGCGCCTCCGACGGCAGCTTCGGCGGAGTGAACGACACCGGAGACACGGTCATCAAGGCAGTGCTCGCGTCGCCGCTGCGCAACTACACGATCAACCTCATGGTGATGGACTACGGCCCCGCGTCATCCTCGGTCTGCGTGATGTCGGGTGCGATCTGCGACATGGGCAAGTCGGCCATCCAGGCGGCGAAGAACCTGCGGCACAGCTATCCCGCCGTGCCGCTCGACAAAGTCGAGCTCACGCCCATGATCGCCCTCAACGACATCCCCGACGAGACCTTCACGCTGCAGGACATCGACGAGATGACCGCCTACGCCGTGGCCAATGACCTCGCGGGCCTGCACTACTGGTCACTCGACCGCGACGTGCCGTGCGGCTCGACCGCCCTCTCCAACACCTGCAACTCCACTCCTTCGGTGCCGGCCCTGGCCTACACGAACCGCTTCCTGACCGCTCTCGGCCGGCTCTAG
- the adhP gene encoding alcohol dehydrogenase AdhP, with amino-acid sequence MRAAVVTAFGSPARVEERPVPQPGPGQVLVRLEACGLCHTDIHAMHGDWPVKAHLPLVPGHEGVGIVEELGEGVTTRRVGQRVAMPWLGHACGECRYCIDGRENLCEKQFNNGYAVDGGYAEYMLAEARFAVPVPDNVTPLDAAPLTCAGVTTYAAIKNARITPGETVAVFGIGGLGHLAVQYARLVGAKVIAVDVTEEKLELATELGADFVVNARREDPVQAIRDLGGADAAIILAVAPAVFGQAFDALNRGGRLVLVSLPAEGTLTVPIFDTVLKGISIIGSIVGTRQDLAEVFALHAAGRTRVITETRELQQVNDSVDEVLAGTVPARLVFMYHTADLVPEGDGSGGGR; translated from the coding sequence ATGCGTGCAGCGGTCGTCACAGCCTTCGGGTCACCGGCGCGAGTCGAGGAGCGTCCCGTTCCTCAACCGGGCCCGGGCCAGGTTTTGGTCCGGCTCGAAGCCTGCGGTCTCTGTCATACCGACATCCACGCGATGCACGGCGACTGGCCCGTCAAGGCGCATCTGCCCCTCGTTCCGGGGCACGAAGGCGTCGGGATCGTTGAAGAGCTTGGGGAGGGTGTGACGACGCGGCGCGTCGGTCAGCGCGTCGCCATGCCGTGGCTCGGCCACGCCTGTGGGGAATGCCGCTACTGCATCGACGGACGGGAGAACCTGTGTGAAAAGCAGTTCAATAACGGGTACGCCGTCGATGGCGGCTACGCCGAGTACATGCTCGCCGAGGCACGCTTCGCCGTCCCGGTTCCGGACAACGTCACGCCCTTGGACGCTGCACCGTTGACGTGCGCGGGCGTCACGACCTATGCCGCCATCAAGAACGCCCGCATCACCCCCGGGGAAACAGTCGCGGTGTTCGGCATCGGAGGCCTCGGTCACCTGGCGGTCCAGTATGCCCGGCTCGTCGGCGCCAAGGTCATCGCGGTCGATGTCACGGAGGAAAAGCTGGAACTGGCCACCGAACTCGGCGCTGACTTCGTCGTGAACGCACGTCGTGAGGATCCGGTACAGGCGATCCGCGACCTCGGCGGTGCGGACGCCGCGATCATCCTCGCGGTAGCGCCGGCCGTCTTCGGTCAGGCCTTCGACGCGCTCAACCGCGGAGGGCGCCTGGTCCTGGTCTCACTGCCCGCCGAGGGAACGCTTACGGTGCCGATCTTCGACACGGTCCTGAAGGGCATCAGCATCATCGGCTCGATCGTCGGGACCCGGCAGGACCTCGCAGAGGTCTTCGCCCTTCACGCCGCGGGACGCACCCGCGTGATCACCGAGACGCGCGAGCTGCAACAGGTGAACGACTCGGTCGACGAGGTGCTTGCCGGTACGGTGCCCGCACGGCTGGTCTTCATGTACCACACCGCCGACCTCGTTCCGGAGGGGGACGGCAGCGGCGGGGGAAGATGA
- a CDS encoding aldehyde dehydrogenase family protein, translating to MTQTTAAAAPGIRTDLMIAGRWQEAVDGARMEVTNPATGERLGEVAAASTADVDAAVQAARAAFDAGSWSRISGRERSRVLLRVAALIRERAEELAQAESLDVGKPILFARMIDVPTAADQFEYFASLAQHLDGSVRETPLPAFAFTRREPRGVVAAISPFNFPLILSSSKLAPALAAGNTVVHKPAPQTPLSALLMAEILRDAGVPDGVYNLVVGPGAELGDALVRHPGVDMIAFTGSTAVGRIVARTAGEHLKPIVAELGGNAANIVFADADVDKAIGAVINAFVFNTGQFCMAGPRLLVERPLYDTVVGILGQAVGGVLLGRPSDPGTVIGPLASRVQLEKVEEMVQDAVASGGTIITGGHRVELDGGFYFAPTVIAGLGNDAVAVQEEVFGPVLTVQPFDTEDEAIGLANSTAYGLAAGVQTGSISRAHRVANRLEAGIIWINGWAMLDPAVPFGGVKSSGWGRESGPEALESFTRSKSVIIAIDPADVS from the coding sequence GTGACTCAGACGACGGCCGCGGCCGCACCCGGGATCCGCACGGATCTGATGATCGCAGGTCGCTGGCAGGAGGCGGTGGACGGCGCCCGCATGGAGGTCACCAATCCGGCGACGGGCGAAAGGCTCGGCGAGGTCGCCGCGGCATCGACGGCCGACGTGGATGCCGCCGTCCAGGCCGCGCGAGCCGCGTTCGACGCCGGCAGCTGGTCGAGGATCTCGGGACGAGAGCGCTCTCGCGTACTCCTGCGCGTGGCCGCGCTGATCCGAGAGCGGGCCGAAGAACTGGCGCAGGCCGAGAGCCTGGATGTCGGCAAGCCCATCCTGTTCGCGCGGATGATCGACGTGCCGACCGCCGCGGACCAGTTCGAGTACTTCGCGAGCCTGGCGCAGCACCTCGACGGATCCGTCCGGGAGACGCCCCTGCCCGCGTTCGCGTTCACACGACGTGAACCGCGAGGGGTGGTCGCGGCGATCAGTCCGTTCAACTTCCCGCTGATCCTCTCCAGCTCCAAGCTCGCCCCCGCGCTCGCGGCCGGCAACACCGTCGTTCACAAGCCCGCCCCGCAGACGCCGTTGAGTGCGCTGCTGATGGCCGAGATCCTGCGGGACGCCGGCGTCCCGGACGGGGTCTACAACCTCGTCGTCGGACCCGGGGCCGAACTGGGCGACGCCCTGGTGCGGCATCCGGGCGTCGACATGATCGCCTTCACCGGGTCCACGGCCGTCGGCCGGATTGTGGCGCGCACCGCGGGAGAGCACCTCAAGCCGATCGTGGCGGAGCTCGGCGGCAACGCCGCCAACATCGTCTTCGCCGACGCGGACGTGGACAAGGCGATCGGGGCCGTGATCAATGCATTCGTGTTCAACACCGGCCAATTCTGCATGGCCGGTCCGCGGCTGCTGGTGGAGCGTCCGCTGTACGACACCGTCGTGGGCATTCTGGGTCAGGCCGTCGGTGGTGTCCTGCTGGGTCGTCCGAGTGATCCCGGCACCGTCATCGGGCCACTGGCCAGCCGGGTGCAGTTGGAGAAGGTCGAGGAGATGGTGCAAGATGCCGTCGCCTCGGGCGGCACGATCATCACCGGCGGTCATCGCGTCGAGCTGGACGGCGGGTTCTACTTCGCCCCCACCGTGATCGCCGGGCTCGGCAACGACGCGGTCGCCGTGCAGGAAGAGGTGTTCGGCCCGGTGCTGACGGTCCAGCCCTTCGACACGGAGGATGAGGCGATCGGCCTCGCCAACAGCACCGCGTACGGGCTGGCGGCCGGCGTGCAGACCGGCAGCATCAGCCGCGCCCACCGCGTGGCCAACCGGCTGGAGGCGGGCATCATCTGGATCAACGGCTGGGCGATGCTCGATCCCGCCGTGCCGTTCGGCGGGGTGAAGTCCTCCGGCTGGGGGCGCGAGAGCGGGCCGGAGGCGCTGGAGTCGTTCACCAGGTCCAAGTCGGTGATCATCGCGATCGATCCCGCGGACGTCTCGTAG
- a CDS encoding phosphotransferase — protein MPDKPAAELVISEELVRGLVRAQAGAVPGAGNLSLAHVADGWDCSVWRLGEAWAVRLPRRALSAPLVLHEQDVLGPIAARLAVTGVGVPAPVVNGRPQLSFPWAWSIVPWFDGAAGLGIPRAERAGWAAPLAAALIALHVPAPADHPVNPVRGVPLAHRAAGVAGRLASLRGRISSAALARAERLWATALAAPAWTDAPVWIHGDLHPGNLIARGSALVAIIDFGDVTAGDPAYDLAVAWLAFDPVGRAEFIAATGERYDAATWTRAHGWAAAVALLLLDHSDDNPEYAALAAEALRELVR, from the coding sequence GTGCCCGACAAGCCCGCCGCCGAACTGGTCATCTCGGAGGAGCTCGTGCGCGGTCTGGTCAGAGCGCAGGCCGGCGCGGTTCCCGGCGCAGGAAACCTCTCCCTCGCGCATGTCGCGGACGGGTGGGACTGCTCGGTGTGGCGTCTGGGTGAGGCCTGGGCCGTGCGACTGCCCCGTCGGGCACTGTCCGCTCCGCTCGTTCTGCACGAACAGGACGTGCTCGGCCCGATCGCGGCGCGTCTCGCCGTCACCGGCGTCGGCGTCCCCGCGCCGGTGGTGAACGGCCGCCCCCAGCTCTCTTTCCCCTGGGCGTGGTCGATCGTGCCCTGGTTCGACGGCGCGGCCGGCCTCGGCATCCCCCGAGCCGAACGCGCGGGCTGGGCCGCACCCCTCGCGGCCGCGCTGATCGCCCTGCACGTCCCGGCGCCCGCGGATCATCCGGTCAACCCGGTGCGCGGCGTGCCGCTCGCGCACCGGGCCGCCGGTGTGGCCGGGCGCCTGGCGTCGCTGCGAGGGCGCATCTCAAGCGCGGCGCTGGCCCGTGCGGAGAGGCTGTGGGCGACCGCGCTGGCCGCGCCCGCGTGGACGGACGCTCCGGTCTGGATCCACGGCGATCTGCACCCCGGGAACCTCATCGCGCGGGGCTCTGCGCTGGTCGCGATCATCGACTTCGGCGATGTGACCGCCGGCGATCCCGCCTACGACCTCGCCGTCGCGTGGCTTGCCTTCGATCCCGTCGGCAGGGCGGAATTCATCGCCGCGACCGGCGAGCGGTACGACGCGGCGACGTGGACGCGCGCGCACGGATGGGCGGCAGCGGTGGCCCTCCTGCTGCTGGACCACAGCGACGACAACCCCGAGTACGCGGCGCTGGCCGCCGAGGCCCTCCGGGAACTGGTGCGCTGA
- a CDS encoding DeoR/GlpR family DNA-binding transcription regulator encodes MYAMERQELIERLLLDEGRVRVVDLARRFEVTTETVRRDLDQLDRMGALRRVHGGAVVRDRESTVEPTLTERSHRRSEAKAAIARRALALVGDRFHGSLYLDAGTTTHAVAAQLEERLLVTGGQAEVVTHSMTLAHTLAGASESSLTVIGGRVRTATAAAVGADTVRAIERLRPDIAFLGTNGISSTFGASTPDPDEAAVKSAIVRAARRVVVLADAEKLGHDLLVSFASLDEIDVLVTDAAPDAELGAALADADVEVWVA; translated from the coding sequence GTGTACGCGATGGAGCGCCAAGAGCTGATCGAGCGACTGCTGCTCGACGAAGGACGCGTCAGGGTCGTCGACCTGGCCCGCCGCTTCGAGGTGACCACCGAGACCGTGCGCCGTGATCTGGACCAGCTGGATCGGATGGGGGCACTGCGCCGCGTCCACGGCGGCGCAGTCGTCCGGGACCGCGAGAGCACTGTCGAGCCGACGCTCACGGAGCGCTCCCACCGTCGCAGCGAAGCGAAGGCGGCGATCGCGCGTCGCGCGCTGGCGCTGGTCGGCGATCGATTCCATGGATCGCTCTACCTGGATGCCGGAACCACCACGCATGCGGTCGCCGCGCAACTCGAGGAACGGTTGCTGGTCACCGGCGGCCAGGCGGAGGTCGTCACGCACTCCATGACACTGGCCCACACCCTCGCCGGAGCATCCGAGTCATCGCTCACCGTCATCGGGGGACGGGTGCGCACTGCGACCGCCGCCGCCGTCGGCGCCGATACGGTGCGCGCGATCGAGAGGCTGCGGCCGGACATCGCGTTTCTCGGCACGAACGGCATCTCCTCCACGTTCGGCGCGAGCACCCCCGACCCCGATGAGGCCGCCGTCAAGTCCGCGATCGTGCGGGCAGCGCGGCGGGTCGTCGTCCTCGCGGACGCGGAGAAGCTCGGCCATGACCTCCTCGTGAGCTTCGCCTCCCTGGACGAGATCGATGTCCTCGTGACGGATGCTGCGCCGGACGCCGAGTTGGGCGCCGCCCTGGCGGATGCCGACGTGGAGGTGTGGGTGGCATGA
- the pfkB gene encoding 1-phosphofructokinase, whose product MSARAQPGGRIVTVTANPSLDRTITLCDTLRPGEVQAAASAREDAGGKGINVARVIAAAGIQTLAVLPLASDDPFAAVLRSSGVTAHAVQIDGHVRANLTITDPAGVTTKLNLPGAPLSAQDATALIAAVVAASEGAAWLVLAGSLPPGVGVRFYVDVIRAVRRRWGAQAPRVAVDTSGAALRAVVDEAAPDLIKPNEEELAELAGIALADRTDLAAAVLPVARALVPARVAAALVTLGAEGAVLVTADGAWQARQPPIRVVSTVGAGDSALAGYLIADVDGPHDWAGDDPAERLRRAVRYGAAAASLPGTQAPSPQDLPAGEVLLRAL is encoded by the coding sequence ATGAGTGCGCGCGCGCAGCCCGGCGGCAGGATCGTGACCGTCACCGCCAATCCCTCGCTGGATCGCACGATCACCCTGTGCGACACCCTGCGTCCCGGCGAGGTGCAGGCAGCAGCATCCGCTCGCGAAGACGCCGGAGGCAAGGGCATCAACGTCGCGCGGGTGATCGCCGCGGCAGGAATCCAGACCCTCGCGGTCCTGCCGCTGGCCAGCGACGATCCCTTCGCCGCGGTGCTCCGCTCGAGCGGTGTCACCGCGCATGCGGTCCAGATCGACGGACACGTCCGCGCGAACCTGACGATCACCGACCCTGCCGGCGTGACCACGAAGCTCAACCTTCCCGGAGCGCCTCTCTCGGCGCAGGATGCGACCGCGCTGATCGCCGCCGTGGTCGCCGCCAGCGAGGGTGCCGCGTGGCTGGTGCTCGCCGGGTCGCTTCCCCCGGGAGTCGGCGTCCGGTTCTACGTTGATGTCATCCGCGCCGTTCGGCGGCGGTGGGGCGCACAGGCGCCGCGCGTCGCCGTCGACACGTCCGGCGCCGCCCTGCGCGCGGTCGTGGACGAGGCCGCACCGGATCTGATCAAGCCGAACGAGGAGGAGCTGGCCGAGCTGGCCGGCATCGCGCTCGCGGACAGGACGGACCTGGCAGCGGCCGTGCTTCCGGTCGCACGTGCGCTCGTTCCCGCCCGCGTTGCCGCAGCCCTGGTCACCCTGGGGGCCGAGGGCGCTGTGCTGGTCACCGCCGACGGCGCCTGGCAGGCCAGGCAGCCCCCGATCCGCGTCGTCAGCACGGTCGGCGCGGGCGACAGCGCCCTGGCCGGTTACCTCATCGCGGACGTGGACGGCCCGCATGATTGGGCCGGTGACGACCCCGCCGAGCGGCTGCGTCGCGCGGTCCGCTACGGCGCGGCGGCGGCATCCCTTCCGGGCACCCAAGCCCCCTCACCGCAGGACCTGCCCGCCGGCGAGGTCCTCCTTCGCGCTCTCTGA
- a CDS encoding fructose-specific PTS transporter subunit EIIC has protein sequence MSQTITPELVSLDTPLGADKASVIRALAARVAEQGRAADADALFQDAWAREQKDETGLPGGIAIPHAKSPSVTVPSLAFARLKPGVDFGAPDGPADLVFLIAAPEDAAEAHLAVLSKLARSLMQDEFTSGLRAATTADEVVAIVRTAIGETDAAPATTATSAASAGAAASAPPVAAALSVDGRPARVVAVTACATGIAHTFMAADALTAAGKKAGIDLVVEPQGSSGYQALPRDVIDNADAVIFATDVDVREPQRFAGKPVVRSGVKRGIEQPDQMIAEAVAAANDPSSARVSGTATAASTPTAAPLSFGARIQRILLTGVSYMIPFVAGGGLLIALGFLLGGYEVTANAATVITQNSLWDLPTEEITSPLGALGQYLGSVFYMIGSTSMGFLVSALAGYIAFAIADRPGIAPGFVAGAVAVLMNAGFIGGIVGGLLAGLVAWWLGRLPAPRWLRSLMPVVIIPLVGSIIASGLMILILGRPIATLMMWLTDWLTSLTESGGAAIGLGVILGLMMCFDLGGPVNKVAYAFAVAGLAAGSADNPAPLLIMGAVMCAGMVPPLAMALASTVLARNVFTPVERENGKAAWLLGASFISEGAIPFAAADPLRVIPASMVGGAVTGALCMVFNVQSYAPHGGIFVLFAISPVWGFLAALIAGVLVTAFLVVAFKRFIAPKELKVAENIGAVAVPA, from the coding sequence GTGTCCCAGACAATCACCCCGGAGCTGGTGTCGCTGGACACCCCGCTCGGCGCCGACAAGGCGTCGGTGATCCGTGCCCTTGCGGCACGCGTCGCCGAGCAGGGCAGGGCAGCCGACGCCGACGCGCTGTTCCAGGACGCCTGGGCGCGAGAGCAGAAGGACGAGACCGGGCTGCCCGGCGGCATCGCCATTCCGCACGCCAAGAGTCCCTCCGTCACCGTGCCCTCACTCGCCTTCGCACGGCTGAAGCCCGGTGTCGACTTCGGTGCACCCGACGGCCCCGCCGACCTGGTGTTCCTCATCGCCGCTCCCGAGGACGCGGCCGAAGCTCACCTTGCGGTGCTCTCCAAGCTCGCCCGCAGCCTGATGCAGGATGAGTTCACCAGCGGTCTGCGAGCCGCCACCACCGCGGATGAGGTCGTCGCGATCGTGCGCACGGCCATCGGCGAGACGGACGCCGCACCCGCGACGACCGCGACCTCGGCTGCGTCGGCCGGCGCAGCCGCCTCGGCGCCGCCCGTCGCCGCTGCGCTGAGCGTCGACGGGCGCCCTGCCCGGGTGGTCGCCGTGACGGCGTGCGCGACCGGCATCGCCCACACGTTCATGGCCGCCGACGCCCTCACCGCCGCGGGAAAGAAGGCGGGGATCGACCTCGTCGTCGAGCCGCAGGGCTCGAGCGGATATCAGGCGCTGCCGCGAGACGTGATCGACAACGCCGACGCGGTCATCTTCGCCACCGATGTCGATGTGCGCGAACCGCAGCGCTTCGCCGGCAAGCCGGTCGTCCGCTCGGGGGTGAAGCGGGGGATCGAACAGCCCGATCAGATGATCGCCGAGGCGGTCGCCGCAGCCAACGATCCGAGCTCCGCACGGGTCAGCGGCACCGCGACCGCGGCGTCGACGCCCACGGCCGCGCCGCTGTCCTTCGGCGCGCGCATCCAGCGGATCCTGCTCACCGGCGTCAGCTACATGATCCCGTTCGTCGCCGGCGGCGGTCTGCTGATCGCGCTGGGCTTCCTGCTCGGCGGGTACGAGGTCACCGCCAACGCCGCGACGGTGATCACCCAGAACTCGCTGTGGGATCTGCCGACCGAGGAGATCACCTCGCCACTGGGCGCGCTCGGGCAGTACCTGGGCTCGGTGTTCTACATGATCGGCTCGACGTCGATGGGCTTCCTCGTCTCAGCGCTGGCCGGCTACATCGCCTTCGCGATCGCCGATCGACCCGGGATCGCACCGGGATTCGTCGCCGGCGCGGTCGCCGTGCTGATGAACGCGGGCTTCATCGGCGGTATCGTCGGCGGTCTGCTGGCCGGTCTGGTGGCGTGGTGGCTGGGCCGCCTGCCGGCGCCGCGCTGGCTTCGGAGCCTGATGCCGGTGGTGATCATCCCGCTGGTGGGCTCGATCATCGCGTCCGGTCTGATGATCCTCATCCTGGGTCGCCCGATCGCGACACTGATGATGTGGCTCACCGACTGGCTGACCAGTCTCACCGAGTCGGGCGGCGCTGCCATCGGCCTGGGCGTGATCCTGGGCCTGATGATGTGCTTCGACCTGGGCGGTCCGGTCAACAAGGTGGCGTACGCCTTCGCGGTCGCCGGACTGGCGGCCGGATCGGCGGATAACCCCGCACCGCTGCTGATCATGGGCGCTGTGATGTGCGCGGGCATGGTCCCGCCGCTGGCCATGGCTCTGGCTTCGACGGTCCTGGCCCGGAACGTGTTCACTCCGGTGGAGCGCGAGAACGGCAAGGCCGCGTGGCTGCTCGGGGCCTCGTTCATCTCCGAGGGCGCGATCCCGTTCGCGGCGGCCGACCCGCTGCGGGTTATCCCGGCCTCGATGGTCGGCGGCGCCGTGACCGGTGCGCTGTGCATGGTGTTCAACGTGCAGTCCTACGCACCGCACGGCGGCATCTTCGTCCTCTTCGCGATCAGTCCCGTCTGGGGCTTCCTGGCGGCGCTCATCGCCGGCGTGCTCGTCACCGCCTTCCTGGTCGTCGCCTTCAAGCGCTTCATCGCGCCCAAGGAGCTGAAGGTGGCCGAGAACATCGGCGCGGTAGCGGTTCCGGCGTGA
- a CDS encoding HPr family phosphocarrier protein encodes MSERQATIASSSGLHARPAKLFVQAVQEKKIPVTIAVEGGADLNAGSILSLMGLGASHGTVVTLKAEGEGSEQALDELVALLETDLDAE; translated from the coding sequence ATGAGCGAACGTCAGGCAACCATCGCGAGCAGCTCCGGCTTGCACGCGCGGCCCGCGAAGCTGTTCGTGCAGGCCGTTCAGGAGAAGAAGATCCCGGTCACCATCGCCGTGGAGGGGGGCGCCGATCTCAACGCCGGAAGCATCCTGTCGCTCATGGGCTTGGGCGCCTCGCACGGCACCGTCGTGACGCTCAAAGCCGAGGGGGAGGGCTCGGAGCAGGCGCTCGACGAGCTCGTGGCGCTGCTGGAGACGGACCTCGACGCGGAGTGA
- a CDS encoding MBL fold metallo-hydrolase: MRVTKHLHAALTVQDSGKTLVIDPGSFTDPLVDLGEVVAIVITHEHADHWTPDHLDRLLRNAPDIPIFAPEGVVKAAAGYDITMVNPGDTVQIEPFTLRFFGGQHAVIHETVPVVDNVGVLVNDQFYYPGDSYAVPKGVDVRLLAAPLGAPWLKIGDAMDFVLAVAPQQAFGTHDMTLSVIGRTMHRARLRWATEKNGGEFLELEPGDATDL, from the coding sequence ATGCGAGTCACAAAGCACCTCCACGCCGCGCTCACCGTCCAGGACTCCGGCAAGACCCTGGTCATCGACCCCGGATCATTCACCGACCCCCTGGTAGACCTGGGTGAGGTGGTGGCGATCGTCATCACCCACGAGCACGCCGACCACTGGACGCCGGACCACCTGGACCGGCTCCTGCGCAACGCCCCCGACATCCCCATCTTCGCGCCGGAGGGTGTCGTGAAGGCCGCGGCCGGCTACGACATCACCATGGTGAACCCCGGCGACACGGTGCAGATCGAGCCGTTCACCCTCAGGTTCTTCGGCGGGCAGCACGCCGTCATCCATGAGACGGTGCCCGTGGTCGACAACGTCGGCGTCCTCGTGAACGATCAGTTCTACTACCCCGGGGATTCGTACGCCGTACCCAAGGGCGTGGACGTGCGGCTGCTGGCTGCGCCGTTGGGCGCACCGTGGCTCAAGATCGGCGACGCGATGGACTTCGTCCTCGCCGTCGCGCCCCAGCAGGCGTTCGGCACGCACGACATGACGCTCTCGGTGATCGGGCGGACGATGCACCGCGCGCGGTTGCGCTGGGCCACCGAGAAGAACGGCGGCGAGTTCCTCGAGCTGGAACCCGGGGACGCGACAGACCTGTGA